caagtggaattcgtaccactatttttcctttaggttttgttgtggattttccaaagtcgtgaataaaatatgttgaactggacatttcttcatctttaaatcccattccccggaatgcatgataaaatattatatccactgaacttcctgtatcgattaaagttctgttcaatatccattctcccatggattttgttgttgtctccttctcttttcgcgcaataggcactgtaataaccaacggagatgtgtggttcaaattttcttttggtatttctgccgccatgaatgtaattttttgcttttcccaatctttcaagggtgatgtctattcttcctttgatgttttcattgaATTCATtagccatcgtttttgttatcatattacactccaatcttttgtcatcttcattaattctaatcatctttcttttaactggttcactgatttatttaatcactttcttgatttgaacattctcaacaacaatcttcaactttcgatcttgaagttcctgtttctagcgccattatgtagttgcaggaaatcctacactacacccctcatatgatttcattattactcaactcatttttaggtttacactcttaattttattgatcaatctttgaatgttcttacaagaaaagataaggaatcaagaatgacctctgctctaggctttctctctcctatttacttgtttcttactcaaaaaagatctctctcctttcctttacaactgaacaactatttatagggaagtacatagtggatgacagctaatctgtcctttattttcgaatatggcttgcgacattctcgcaaccttacaaatgttaatctcgcaaactctctaattttctcaggaccatcacatctttctcatgattttagctgacgtcgtttattatatcatttctgaaattgttttgcgatgctgttgtgttgtgttgttgataatttcgctaagatatcactgttgcgagattctgatcctacaagataattgcagtgttattagttttctattgatttgatcaactagcggttgttgaaactttgattgcacctagtttgtttactcttgagaatattctcttttaatataagattcactcaaactagatcaaagtatcgacgggatctttagaactgtttgtagatctaaagacatcttgtgataatccattgttaacagactctgcgttctgtgtgtgattgataacaagatattcaagtggtgttgtgcaggtgtttattgaagattaaagaagatttgaatacaaagaagatttcttgttTGGTTCTCAcatctttgggtgtgcacaaagcttgatcggctgggatccaactagaatcagatttattcgattgattagttgcgtgagatcggcatcactttatagtttcttgttggaatctatattgattgattgtgaatctaaacttgactactttggaagttattggataaattgatctaactaggcaaaggagtttattagattaaacagaagagcctttgcgtatgacttgagatatgtTTATCTtgatgtttatgggtgaaaaatgtttctactggttttggtaaatttgagtgtgtggatgagaaacgaatctaaaccctaaacaaatgcactgcacgggagtgcttttgattcgagagatcaatatatacaattctggcctaaaccaagaaatagtcgttccagactttcttcggtcacaaagtgaaggagatggggttgatcttagggagggaagcgaagaaggcattgagattgtgaaggtgttggttgtgtatgacttgtatcataatgatgaactggcttgcacaatgaaagctatcagttctggtgttttctaaatactatgacaacacttggtttctctccgtctgtgttggaaataggtgaaggacatatttatacaagtcattgagcgcaacccacatctcgtaggaagtggaggaggtgaagtgatggagtagttgggtcgtgtaggagtggtgattatcacacgatcacacctttgcccacttccctcatcattgttaaccgtccaccttttcccgacacgttcttgtaatggtgcGTTGCACGTTGCACGGTGCACGCtgcaaaccgccagaccaataccccagtaagtatcccccagtttgtgacatgtttgatgtctcgaatgagcggatcgtGGACCcacgcaggaaatagcatacggtgctaagttatttaaggagttGGTATccgtgaaatatcgtgtatgctcgatgcatgtaatgcatctaaaataatcaatatgtatgaagcatcgctgttttaaagcttaaccgaataagtcgcagattaagcgtcttaaaatagcatcacgtccaaccatcttcgagtgatcgtttggaggtcgcATGGACGGGCCatccctggtcgatcactccatgtggaagagaGGTGCATGGTGATCATCGGGGTGCTTCATTGGTCTTCTATCTTTTAACCttggttgtccgtccaagctggaaaagttggacggatgagatggttTATGGCATatatctgcgaccgttgatggaattttagggtttttaagaggtgcgcaagcatccctctttggcttgatcgaattaaAGCATGGGCGTTACTGTTGGTGGGACCAATCGGTCACGCATGAAGGCGGTCCGTTGTTGTGCACGTCTATACCTCTAAGTCCCATGAAGGCTTAATCTAGGCCACTCAaattgactggcaaagatgagtggtcgtgatcgatttgcgacagaaatccattgccgcaaaggatttggaagccgcgtgatATGCCATTtgcgggcgtgcgtttcgaggcgctcggccatggttcTCCTAGGTCGGCCGGTCACACGCACAGTGGTCCCACGATGATCAcgtcgacatccttgggacctcttgaataTGTATGTACACACTCTGTTtagaatggagaagatggatggacgcgatcgaactgcgacagatatgcatcgccgcaaaccctaattagggtttttaaacagtcatgcacgcgtgactttggccaaaaaGTTTGGAAAGCCACGCTTCCCCTTTAGGAggaccgaccgtgtggggcccacgttgggctgatggtgaacatatgtgcacattcctgatggtcctaggcgcgatctaagccatctaaATATGCTTGCTaatttggatggttgtgatcttTTTAAGACACTAATGGAATTTCCGCGAtcttttaaagcatcacgccagccatgtttcgagcaaacgttcattgctccatggcattGCTGTGAGAAACCCGATCGGGTAGGTGAGGAGCGGATCCGCCagtgtgtgcattagcgcttcactgatcaatcgcgggacgatccaagccgtccaactaggttggcgaagttggacggtcatgatgattttaagactgaccTGATCAGTCTCGCTCGTTCGAGCCTTTCCCAAAACAACATGACCATcatattttagggctggcgttcgACGGGTGTTTGGGAGTATAGCGTGTGTTCGACCGtctagggcataagcgggcccgccggtggtcatcacggtgatcgtctgctcctgctagggttcgtctaggctggttaaatcatgcggtcaacttgcgtggccgtgattgtttctgagactgatacggacagtccagatttcctttaaggaaattaaataattCGATCGAGCTGTTTCGCGtcaattcgaaattctctttttcagagagtgatgtagcctgtacgggtatttcgtgcatatctcaaaattggcacttggagattcatgtcactctgctgagagtgaacactcagtcgtcatgccattctaataatgagagttcggctaggaacatcacaggaaatactaggcaaatcatgcattaattaataatgctaaaattcacagaatatttgggattgttgctacatgcactattctgggtgaattttgtatatttatttaattgcttagaataaataaagtgaagaggtattcatcacttatcaaacggctttactcttttcaggatgtcagcacattaaataatggttttacaattttaaccctgaactaaaatccaccatcaacattaagtcccctgcctagcacgtaatagttgcactattgcggggtaggcattagatggtgaaagTTCGAATATTAGAACGATTAATctaaagtaaataaataaatatttaccgTAGAGATGAATATCACCTTATGCCTTAAACGTCCCGGAGCTGGTCAAATCATTCTCTTTTAGATATCCAGCGACCTTTCCAACTTTGATTAGGGTTTGGAAGAAAGCACGACTTGGTCGGTTGAATCCTTATTCATCGGATAACCATCGCTCCAGCCGATTTgatcttcctttagggtttcctccATATATATGTGCACACAGGGATTTAGAACCACCTTTTATCTTTTCATGACAGGGTTTTGCAGGAACTCCATCTTTTCATCATGTCGAACAACAATGGATCGTCTTATTCATACCATCCAGGCTCTTCTACTAAACGTACACGACTTGCACCCGAGGTATGATTCCGAGCCATCTCTTGATTTCAACGATGctactttttcctttattttacttTTCCGAACAATTGTTTGTTCTTCATGATCAGGTGAATAAACCTCCCCTTTCACAGGGATATCCTACTGGAACATGTGTGACAATGATCGATGATGACGACTTAAACAGTCCCCTGCCTTCAAACTCAAACACGCCTACCCCCGTGGATCTTGAAGATGCTGATCTGGGTATCTCAACTCATGAATATCCCAACGCAGGCCTTTCATTCGATATCCACATGAGATGTCTATCTTCCAGTTACCGAACTGTCGGTGAATTCTTAGtgcggaaggagtttgtgcctttaTACACAAAACTATGGAAAAAGTATGGCCATATTTCAACCAGGAATGTAATTCGACATTGTTCATCTGCTTTGGTTACCACGGTAAACTGCCTTCTTCCCATGATTGTTGAGATGGAGAATATCTCTATCCGCAACGTTACTGAATCAAACCTCGAAAAGTGGGTGAACATGGTGTATACTTGcgaatccatggagttcaacgtAGGCTGGTTGTAGCAGCGTCTTGACATTATCAAGATTGATCGagctggtatcctcgtgaatgtaGTTCCTGCTGCGAAAGTTATCTTGGAGGAAGAGAAGGCTCTGGCTGCGGAATCAaagaaggtggagcaggcaatCCAAAAATTGAAGAATAGGATAGAGAGATGCCAAactaggttgaagatgatgctctcaaggaactATAATCTGCTGGATGACCTCTTCTAGGCTGCATTCTCTTATTGTCAATAGCGCACAcgtcatctcttttttttttgaacacttttgataaataaattgcattgatttttttttggtaggtGAAAGGATTTTTTCATTAATGTATTtttgaataaattgataattcagATGTGTAATGAAAAAGAATGCCTGTATTGCCATGTCATGAGACAATGGTAGGATGatgatcaagcatgatatgccttgagccattttccattgatgactgcTTCTAACTTGCCTCCATCCACCTTAACGATCTTGTAGTAGCCGGTACTGTAAGCCTTGGTAATCAcataaggaccttcccattttggagagaactttgGTGCAGGCATGTCTTGCTGAATGTGCTTGGCCGTCTCTTTAAGACCAAAtctcattttttttaaaacacGCGGCCTTATAGTCTTGTCATATGCCCTGGAGATCATATTTCTGTACATCTGAGCACGTTCCTCTGCTTTACCTCTTCTGGAGTCTAGAGTGTCTAACTCGGCGATCCTGGAGATCAACGCTTCAGCTTCATTCCAGTGGACCCcacttgctgctgcaatcctggctgacgggatcttgatttctgctgggaggATCGCGTCTGCGCCGTAAACAagcaaatatggagaaactacaaTAGAATTTCTAGGTGTTGTTCGATACACCCATAGCGCCATCGGTTGCTTTTCGTTCCATTCTCTGGGATTGTCATGCACTGTTCGAATGAGAACCCGAATTagtgttttgttggtgctctcagcTTGTCCGTTTCCCTGGGGGTAATAAAtggtggagaagacttgtttaatTTTGTATCCCTTAAGCAACTCTCGTACTTGTTTGTTGCCGAAGGGAGTGTCGTTAtcagtgatgatatgtttaggcacgccaaaccgACAAATGATGTACTCTTTAATGAAAGCCGCAATCGTTGCTCCTGTAGTCCCTCGTAGAGGAATggattcaacccatttggtaacaTATTCTGTCGCAGTTATGATGTACTTGTGCTTCTTTGATAACGGAGGATTGATCTTTCCAATtatgtcaagtccccagctataaaatggccatggactgcttatcgagtgtaaaggggCGGAAGGTGCGTGAACGAGGtccccatgaatttgacatttgtggcagcttTGAACAAATGCAGCtacatcatcctccatggtcggccaatattATTTCTCGTGTATTtggagaaacagtttcctcttcccttgatgttccccttcatgcatttctttcaaCATAATTAGGATCTCTAATTCGGCTAGGCACCGTAACAAATTTCCTCCAAAACTTTTGCAATACAGGATCCCTTCATGAAATACGAATTTCTTCGCCTTTTGCTTCATATTGATGGAATCCTTTTGATTAGCAGGAGTTACTCCATCGTGAAGATATCTAATGTacggctctctccagtccccagcatGACTCACGCTGAAAACCTCCAATTGATGCGGCGACATTTGACAATTAGAGCAAGACTTTTGAAGTAAATGAGAttgagtttccatttctggccagtaatagcccaggCGTCGAAGACGGCGATAGAGCGTTACCACCAATGTTTGTCCGCAAATTTCATCGTGAACGCGGTTAAGCTGCAGCTGAGCTTCTTCATCTCCGAGACATCTTGATAAGGAATCATCCGGGTTTCGGTGATATagcataccatgaagcatgaagaagctctGCAAGGTTTTGAGACTGTCCTTTCCTTGAGAAAGTGAGCTGCTGAGCTCCTGAATTATCGGAGTTCGCCAACGTAGGTTCCAGTTTCTTTGCATTATGAAATCCACGTTGATTCTACCGTTCTCCTCTTCACCGTCaaggtttcttctaaaccttcgaaCTGCAATTTAGATACCAGCGTGGCTAAACAATCGGCATGTCTGTTGTTGTTGCGACCAACATGGGTTATGGTTGCGTcagcaaagtagtttagtaacctttgcGCCTCTGATCGGTACGGAGCCAGTGTCACCTCCTTCAACGCATATActccattcatttgattaattagttactTAGAGTCACCTCTTATTTGCAGACGTGTGTCCCCTGCTTGCTTGGCTAATGACAcccctatgaggaaggcttcatactctgctgaattgttagtgcattggaagtccagcttgaaggagtACGAGGATATTTCACCGGTTTGAGACACTAGGACTATGCCAGCCCCTCTAGTGTTATTACTAGGGGTGGAAAAGCCATCAAAATATAATAGCCACGCTTCTTCTTCGACAACggagatgtctggaaattctccaaGAAGGTCCTCGCGTAGTGAAGTAGTGCCTTCTCCAGGGAATACTGCTTgtaagtctgcaactgcttgtcctttgatagcTCTAGGTGATGCACACGTTATGtctaactctgacatttggagaagccacttggccgaccttcccatcaggaccggttttgaaagcagaaacttcgcaggatcagatttagatatgagCATCACCTTGTTGGATAGCAggtaatgtctgaatttctgaaTGGAATGAATTAGGGATAAGCATGCCTTTTCcgccttgggatatctgagttcagcatctctcaATATTCGGCTGAAATAGTATATATGATGTTTGATTCCCTCGTCATCTTCTTGAGCGAGCAGAGCCCCGACGGCGGTATCACTAAAAGCAGTATAGAGACATAGCGGTCTTCCTTGGAtgggagacttcatgatggctggatatgacaatattcgttgaatcttccgaaacgcttcctgttgtaccGCAGCCAAAcgaaacttgctcgtttcttcagtaagggggtgaatgaagcaacgagctgggccaaaccaggtataaaatgtcgaatgtagttcacctttcccatgaagctttggaacTCCTTCATAGTTCGCggtggcggcatcgtgaggatagcctgagtcttggatgggtccactttgatcccctcagcagttacctggaatcccagaaatttgcctgaaaagacgccgaaagcgcatttcaaaggattcatcttcaatttgtattctcgACACCTTTCGAATACTTGCCGTAGGACTCCTGTGTGGTCCgcccgagcttttgatttgactatTATGTCATCCatgtagtcttctacttgcttgtgcattatgtcatggaagattgccgtcatagcgcgttgatacgttgcaccgaaattcttcaaaccaaaaggaattacagtatagtaaaaatttccaagaggagttcgaaaagttgtcttacttgcgtcatgctcatacatccttatctgattgtagccgctatatccatccatgaaggagaacatgtcgtgtccgctggtggcatctattagcatgtcgatgttaggtagaggaaaatcgtctttgagACAACATtttttcaagtctctgaaatccacgcagcacctgatctgcccgtttttctttttcaccggaaccacataagccaaccaggtcggatgatgaatgggtttgatgaatccaGCAGCTAGAAACTTCTGAatttcagtcttgatttgctcttctatcTCGTTTCTGAATTTCCTCGGAGACtgtttgaccggtttggatctaggtatgacatgtagatgatgggtgaccaatttttcatctaaaccgggcatttcttcatacgtccaagcggatatgtcctggtattctttcAGAAGTTGCACAAggttcgtgcgttcatccgtggaAAAAGTTGAGTTGATGGAGATAGGcatgggagattcttcattcccgatattaacgatttcgagctcatcggtCATGGAGTCGGTGCCGTCTTGCAGCTATCAtggagcatccagcacctcttcCTGTGGTTTGTCGCTGTTGTAACAtttcattgggcggagagactgggtaacagtctccccttctaattgctaacagcggcgtcggtacacagttttccctttctgatcacggtTCGCCACAAAAGTTCTCTTCCTCTTAGTATGAACGTGGTTCGCTTCTTCACCGGACGAGGAAGAacacttgtcagcaaagatgcatcatggggcttagccctcaatgatgcaattCGGTCCTCCTCCtagattgacgcccacgtggggagtgggatgcaatgaactttgtctgattcttcccgcggagcttccccTGGTTCAAACAATTtcactccacatatcggtgcgtaaggagacaacgatgcaggaatacgaacgacttcttcattcagcatagtcttcaggcactgatgatacgttgaagggacaatcctattttcatgaagccacggtctccccagtatcatatggtagtccgactccttttctatgacttcgaatttcacctttgactggacgggccctacagataaattcagattgacatacccgtacgtgttggtttggtttccttcaaagttttTCATcgtagtaggcttccgtacgatcttgcttgggcgaaccttggtcgtcctgagagtcttgagagtaatcacattcgaagacgctcccgtgtcgatgagggccctcttgaactctggaTCCTTGATGCCTGCAGTAACATATaaggcccggttgtgaccttcctccgccatcatgtcgtgttctgtaaatgtgacattaaTCACAGACATCTTTGGTGTTTTCAAGATTTCTGGACGCAGAGGGGCTAAATGTACGTCTAGGGATATCTGGTTGATTACAGCAAACGTCTCCtcccgttgattcttcgagaggtgtaaaagttcgcataaactttccaatAGAGAAGCTGCTTCCTGGTCCCCCGGTCtccggttcatagtgaaactattgacctgAGGAGGATTGTCCGCCGTGCGTTCCACCATTTCTTCTCCTAGAATTCTCGTCACGTGCACCAAGCAGGTGAACAAGTTTTCAATCGCTCATTTTATCCGGTCCATAACTCCACATTTCTTGCCAGAATTTCTTACCTCCATGCTAGTTCAGCCAGAGTTTGGATTTCTCCATCAGCTGAAGTGAAAAAGATAATGGGGGTATTGAAATATGAAAATTCGTTATAAACAGAATTGTTCAAAGGAAGGTGAGAAACATTACCATTTGAGGGGTTCTGGCTGAGATCCGTCGCGGTAGAGTCATCCCTAAGCCCAAACATctttttgaaaatcttgagatcgcaaccgagagattaatctcccattgtggtcgccaattgtttatgggtgaaaattgtttccactggttttggtaaatttgagtgtgtggatgagaaccgaatctaaaccttaaacaaatgcactgcacatgagtgcttttgattcgagggatcaatctgtacaattttgtcctaaaccaagaaatgg
This is a stretch of genomic DNA from Papaver somniferum cultivar HN1 chromosome 1, ASM357369v1, whole genome shotgun sequence. It encodes these proteins:
- the LOC113350899 gene encoding uncharacterized protein LOC113350899, which produces MSELDITCASPRAIKGQAVADLQAVFPGEGTTSLREDLLGEFPDISVVEEEAWLLYFDGFSTPSNNTRGAGIVLVSQTVRRFRRNLDGEEENGRINVDFIMQRNWNLRWRTPIIQELSSSLSQGKDSLKTLQSFFMLHGMLYHRNPDDSLSRCLGDEEAQLQLNRVHDEICGQTLVVTLYRRLRRLGYYWPEMETQSHLLQKSCSNCQMSPHQLEVFSVSHAGDWREPYIRYLHDGVTPANQKDSINMKQKAKKFVFHEGILWGLDIIGKINPPLSKKHKYIITATEYVTKWVESIPLRGTTGATIAAFIKEYIICRFGVPKHIITDNDTPFGNKQVRELLKGYKIKQVFSTIYYPQGNGQAESTNKTLIRVLIRTVHDNPREWNEKQPMALWVYRTTPRNSIVVSPYLLVYGADAILPAEIKIPSARIAAASGVHWNEAEALISRIAELDTLDSRRGKAEERAQMYRNMISRAYDKTIRPRVLKKMRFGLKETAKHIQQDMPAPKFSPKWEGPYVITKAYSTGYYKIVKVDGGKLEAVINGKWLKAYHA